The Ziziphus jujuba cultivar Dongzao chromosome 1, ASM3175591v1 genome segment TAACAATAGGAAATGAGACAACTACCAGTCTTTGCTTTTctgttttcatatttatttattttttttaggtaatTTGTTTTTGCAACCAGGGGCACTTTGGAAATCCATATTTGCCTCATGGCAGACAAGATATACTATACTATACTCTCAACATTATTTTGCAATTTGAAATTCATACAATTTTTACCATTGGTTTTCAGATTTTGGATGAATGCCAGAGTTCTAATTAATTAGGAACATCAACAATTAGGAACATCAACAAAATGTGTTGTACAATAGTATGCTTGGTGATAGGAATGATGATTAGGAAAGCGAGTTTATAATGGTTTCACATTGATCATTAATacaccttttatatatatgctaattaattgtttattttggtTTCAATTTCTTTGGTCATGAATGAAATTAAAGTCAACACATGATCCTTTTCATGACCAGTTATCCTCCCATCATTATCCCACAATAAATctacaaccaaaaaaaacaaaagaataaaaaatgaaaaagaaacaaaaaagaagaaacagaaatgaaattaatttggaAATGACTAACGTAATGGAACtcaaattgataaatatataaaagagcATGCAGGACATGAGAATCTTCCTAGTTCATACAATGAACTGGAATGTTTATTGTCCTTCAGACAGGAGTACTTTTTTATTTAGCCTATAACGTATTCCAAACAAGCAATCAGGATAAGCTGATCACAAGGGAAACTAATAATAACTTAAATAAGAAAGTTAATTAGGCATCTTAGCAAGAGAGGTTATCTCCAGGAGCAACACCAAATTGGTTGCAATAGTCTGTGTATAAGTCGATGCGAGCTTGAACTTTGTCAGGTGCTCCATTATTACATTCAATAGAATTGATCTTCCTGATGGTTGCTCCAAACCCTTGGCTCAACACAGATCGAACATTTTCCTTCCAAAACCACAACGCGGATTTGAAAGAAACGACGGCGTCTGATGCAACTATTTCAGGATTGTTCAACCCATCAAAATTATTGCTGCTCCCAGCTAGTGCGTAATTGTAATTCCATGTCAGTTGGAGTGGTCCACGGCCATAGTATTTCTTGTTTGGGTTGCATGGATACTGTGGATAGTTGGTGTCACAGTAGACATCCTTATTATCCTCTTCTGTTTTGCACAGATCTGCACAAAATAGTATAAACATTAATTCTCTGCTGGTTAGCTAGCTTTACTATATGTATAGAAATCTAAAATtgggccaatttttttttttttttttctttttattgactaaagtatatatatatatatatatatatatataaatataaatcattgtATCAACTAATAAcggttttaatatatatagtaatgaAGTGATTAACGAGTAGGAGGGAAAAGAAAGATCTTACATCCACTCTCATGAGTTGCATGGGCAAAGAAAGCTGCAACCTCACGTTTAGTGTCATCGGCTGAACCACCAGTTCCGAATTCAGGATACGAATTGAGAGCGTCAAGAAAAGCCTGTCGGGTATAGAAGCCTCTGTTTGGGCAGTCACTGGCCTTGTTTTTTATTCCATTTATGAATTGATCAGTGACTAAGTCAGCCACTGATTGAGCCTTCACATTTTTGGGCAGGGCTATGGCTAGGATTCCTACAACAAAGAGGGTGGTTAATAATACATTTTTGCTTATGTTTAGGGAAGCCATCTTTGGATAGGATACAGGGTGAAGAGTGAAGAGATTTCAATGAGGTTTTCGGGTATTTATAGTGTACCAGAGTGAGAGAGACAACCTTCATGTCTTTTTCGAGGCACTGACTTTTCAACAGGCCACATCATCAGGACGTATTTGATACGGTTTGTACATTTACTTTGACTTGACTTTAATGCCATTACGGATTTAAATctggtattttttttctttttttttttttttgtttgtttgtttgtttgtgtcTCTCACAAATTTCCGAAGTCGTTATACATACCGTGACACGTTTCCTCCAGTCCATTACATAGTAGGATTGTTATAATAATCTATTCCTTCATATTTGGCCGCATTATGATGTGCTAAACTTCAGAAAATGGATGAAATAAGAGTCTCAAATAGTTTGGCAGGTTATGTTCAGTAGATGCAAACTCTTAATTGATAACAAATTGTTAAGGCTTCTGGCCAagccaaaaatatttatagttatttattctAGCCAAGAACTTGTACTATTTTACCGGGCATAATGCCAAATCCAAAATATCAACGTTGTAACCAGACAATAGAAAATCCATTCTAATTTCCTTCGTACAAATGCACTGCCTTTATCCTTTTCTCACCTGAAAAGTCATGCCTACTGgtagcatatatgtatatattaatgtGTGTGATTCTTCTATGAAAGTTCCATGCCACTAATTTCAACAAATTAGGGAGAGTACCTAATTTTATTACAACAGTTTTCAGGTCAACAATTTGATTTCATGGAAGATGCTTGGTATTACACGTTGAAGGAAATATTGATTGCTATCTTGTCTGTTCTTTTGGCTTTTCTTATGAAAAATGTTCATGGATTATTGAAATTGTTAATAACTTCTATTATGTTAATCATTTAGAAGGAGATGGCTTGGAACTGATGATCATGTATAGAGTCCAAAAGTAACAAATACGATCTTCCTTAACTATTTATGTATTTGAACTAATTCGTAAAACCCGATAATCTAATTTAGAAATGTTTCATCAAAGTTAAATTCATGACATCCAAATAGTGGTGCACGAAATAATTATGAGTCTACTTTTCAATGCCAGTTTTTCTAAGTCTTGCTTTTTGGCTTGTCTTTCTTCTGATCATTAATTAACTGCCCTTTTTCTGTGTGGAGTCCGATCCATTTGCATGGTAGCTTTTAGATTTTAATAGGCACGCTGGGCAGATTGTTAATTAGAACCAACAAATGCTGGCCACTTTTTTGTTGTAATAACTAGCCAGTTTGGCATATGAATTCAGTAAATGCAAacttttttatatcaaattgttttggtTCTTGACGAAGCATAAATGTTAAGCCAAAGTTTTTACTAGATCAGTTTCTTTCTCAATTCAGTAAATGCAAACTTCCTAATATCAAATTGTTTTGGCCGACGATGAATAAATGTTGAAGCCAAAGGTTTTACTAGATCAGTACAAGTGCCGTGTCTTTCTTCCATTTCCCCACATGTAAAAGAGCATATTCTTGTGTATGATTCTTCTCTCTGAAAGTTCCATGACAGTAAGTTCGGCAGTTTTCAGATCTCTTTCCTGGAAGCTTCTGGTACTACGAATTGACAGAGAGAGATGGCACGACAAGGAATGCTCACCGATGTCAGCTGTCTTTTCTTGGcttttataaatgaaaatgtTCATGGAATGAGACTGGTAATTCCATTAATCCATTTCCTTAATTGATGGACATCCACAAGTGAAAACTAAAAGATGATTATGTAGTCCAAAAGTATCATATCCTATCTGTCTTAAATATTTAAGAATTTCATCCAATTATAAAACCCAAGAACCTAATTtagtaatatataattaataaattttttttttcttccccctgCTATAAAACTAAAACAACGAGtataaaacaactaaaataaacttTGCACTGACAAAATGTTATAACTATAATCTATGTTAATCATCCAAGATAATCACGAGATACACAAtgccataaatttaaatcaaaattgcttaaaaacttaaaagaaactCCAATATGAGAACCTCAAGGGCAAGATTGCTCTTACCTTTTATAACTCAATGCACTCCCCTGTCCACCATAAATAAGTAATTCATGCTTGGTTGGGGCTTCAAGCTTACAAGGAAGGGAGATATGCAAACTATGCCTATTCGCTTGCTAGTCCCTCCTGAATTCTGTCCTGTTATGACTGTTTTTTCCGATGCAACTTCACCTGAGTATTCCTCATTCCAGTATGACTTTTTCTTCTTGTCTGAATCTGATGTATTGATCACAATTTCTCCTCCCCACTCTTCTCATTCTTGTACCCTGCTGCCCTCCCACTCCTCCCGATGAGATATGGTTCTGGCAAGGTGTTGCCATTAAGTATATCCAGACCCTGATAAGATCGAGACACAAGAAACTCTGCACCAGATCTAGCTGGCTGTTTGGCTAGAGAATTTGGGTTATCACGCAATTGTAGAGCCTTCTCAGTTGCATTTGCTAATGCAAGATCTCCTTCCTTATCTTCATCATCCTCTGGTTACACACAATTTCATAGGAAATAACTCTACATTGTAAAATGCTATAACAATTTCGCAAGGTACTACAGAAGAACCATATTCAGGTCAAAAAATTAAGTGGTAGACCTAGGAT includes the following:
- the LOC107406053 gene encoding endochitinase EP3 is translated as MASLNISKNVLLTTLFVVGILAIALPKNVKAQSVADLVTDQFINGIKNKASDCPNRGFYTRQAFLDALNSYPEFGTGGSADDTKREVAAFFAHATHESGYLCKTEEDNKDVYCDTNYPQYPCNPNKKYYGRGPLQLTWNYNYALAGSSNNFDGLNNPEIVASDAVVSFKSALWFWKENVRSVLSQGFGATIRKINSIECNNGAPDKVQARIDLYTDYCNQFGVAPGDNLSC